A genome region from Coffea arabica cultivar ET-39 chromosome 7e, Coffea Arabica ET-39 HiFi, whole genome shotgun sequence includes the following:
- the LOC140011281 gene encoding uncharacterized protein: MEKVKQKLKFDESTIVDSAGRVGGLTLFWKHWIKVIEVELVGFYITARMMDMEARCEWTFVGIYASTDDRMRRSQWRELESKMNQWGEKWIIAGDFNDILAKGEKWGGRQRTEGSFADFRGLVSRNNLVDIGYEGKPWTWSSHWDGQEIKQRLDGALANQEWAKKFETTKCLHIEKKASDHSLIMIDTMPKKRKGGSSLKQKILEAKKGKYEKNKGVVAELKLKLSQAYKQEEIYWAQKARCRWLREGDKNTAFFHARVRTRRQRNRISCLQKEDGNWCETEKEIEEEICNFYKAIYTSSQPDNFDAVTEGVPCTVTMAMNDMLIKPVEEKEVKTALFSMHLDKAPGPDGMSHFFFQRYWNTCKTDIVMAIQSFLVGGYLLKALNETIVTLIPKVEAPINLSQYRPISLCNVIYRVIAKVLANRLKRVIPKCISFAHFAFVPGRHILDNVILAQELFHFMKNKRTSRNGFMTLKLDLSKAYDRVEWKFLWRMMMKMGFCPTWIKWILNCATTAAYSFNVNGQKVGYVKPSRGIRQGDPLSPYLFLICTEGLSNLMNQKLQSKNLTGVKVGRNCPQLSHLLFADDSLFCCKASIQEAKHMKGMFATYERASGQAINYEKSTIFFSANTNKELRKDICAEMGYMKEAISDKYLGLPMLISRSKQQVFGYIKHKVQEKLQGWKRNLLSHAGKEVLIKSVAMALPTYTMSCFKLPKVLCKDINLLVSKVMKAKYLAQPQNWDRDTPRAASWTWKSIFGTRLLGRIKTQRDPNCTLEKVEELIADGEWNQEVLNRWFIAEDVQRIKAIPLSITGCQDRLYWRYTKSGVFTVKSAYDAAMETRQYQHMKRLRRDSGSMSYDQQNSRIWKSVWTLKLKHKLKHFIWRCLHHSLPVNEQIQKRTGKGSPMCRSCGEEVETLEHMFFCDIAETTWKLAPLQWDGLREMRGNFVKWWEGMLGAKKREQGQEHIALTVNILWQIWKARNRKAFEEKEADPRKAVQKAIVECDEYIEAQKDIAGEFIQQITNSCKAEKWRPPPNNSIRINSDAAFSQNMERTGIGVVARNARGELLKAWARFELKNSEPQVKEATAIRMGMQMAWEANWKTAEFQSDCKEVVDMINKEEKQQSRVAIILEDIANIRCLFEQCTFSFVHRTGNVCAHSLVKFAIKLTKPVEWKVCFPMWLYERAQNEYKGSNSDVSNSCSIKL, encoded by the exons ATGGAAAAGGTAAAACAGAAGCTGAAATTTGATGAAAGTACAATTGTAGATTCAGCAGGAAGAGTTGGGGGCTTGACATTGTTTTGGAAACATTGGATCAAAGTAATAGAAGTAGAGCTCGTTGGCTTCTATATCACAGCTCGTATGATGGACATGGAGGCAAGGTGTGAATGGACTTTTGTGGGAATATATGCTAGCACAGATGATAGGATGAGAAGAAGTCAGTGGAGAGAGTTAGAAAGTAAGATGAATCAGTGGGGTGAGAAGTGGATCATAGCAGGAGACTTTAATGACATCTTGGCAAAGGGAGAGAAGTGGGGGGGAAGACAAAGAACAGAAGGGAGTTTTGCAGATTTCAGGGGACTAGTGAGTAGGAATAATTTGGTAGACATAGGATATGAAGGGAAACCTTGGACATGGAGCTCGCATTGGGATGGTCAGGAGATTAAACAAAGATTAGATGGAGCACTAGCAAATCAGGAATGGGCCAAAAAGTTTGAGACAACAAAGTGCTTACATATAGAAAAGAAAGCATCTGACCACAGCTTGATTATGATTGACACAAtgccaaagaaaaggaaaggagggAGCAG CTTGAAGCAAAAGATCCTGGAGGCAAAAAAAGGGAAGTACGAGAAGAACAAGGGGGTAGTTGCGGAGCTGAAGTTGAAGCTAAGTCAAGCTTACAAACAAGAGGAGATATACTGGGCTCAAAAGGCAAGATGTAGGTGGTTGAGAGAGGGTGACAAAAATACAGCTTTTTTCCATGCAAGGGTGAGAACTAGGAGACAAAGGAATAGAATTTCATGCCTGCAAAAGGAAGATGGGAACTGGTGTGAGACTGAAAAGGAGATAGAGGAGGAAATTTGTAACTTTTACAAGGCAATTTACACATCTTCTCAACCGGATAACTTTGATGCAGTTACTGAAGGAGTCCCTTGTACAGTCACAATGGCGATGAATGACATGCTGATTAAACCAGTGGAGGAAAAGGAAGTGAAGACTGCATTATTCTCTATGCACCTGGATAAAGCCCCAGGACCTGATGGTATgtcccattttttctttcaaagataCTGGAATACATGCAAGACTGACATTGTGATGGCTATCCAAAGCTTTCTTGTTGGGGGCTATTTACTAAAGGCTTTGAATGAAACAATAGTGACATTGATTCCTAAAGTAGAAGCCCCCATAAACCTGTCTCAGTATAGGCCTATATCTTTATGTAATGTCATTTATAGAGTCATCGCAAAGGTGCTGGCAAACAGGCTAAAAAGAGTCATCCCAAAGTGCATTAGTTTTGCTCATTTTGCTTTTGTCCCCGGTAGACACATTCTTGATAATGTTATTTTAGCACAGGAGCTATTTCATTTTATGAAAAATAAGAGAACAAGCAGAAATGGTTTTATGACCCTAAAACTGGATTTATCAAAGGCCTATGATCGAGTAGAGTGGAAGTTTTTATGgaggatgatgatgaagatgggGTTCTGTCCCACATGGATAAAATGGATCCTTAACTGTGCAACCACAGCAGCTTACTCTTTTAATGTCAATGGCCAGAAGGTGGGATATGTTAAGCCATCCAGGGGCATTAGACAAGGGGATCCCCTTTCCCCATACTTGTTCCTTATTTGTACTGAGGGCCTGTCAAACTTGATGAACCAAAAACTCCAAAGCAAAAATCTAACAGGAGTCAAAGTGGGGAGAAATTGTCCTCAACTGTCTCATTTATTGTTTGCTGATGACTCACTCTTTTGTTGTAAAGCTAGCATACAGGAAGCAAAACACATGAAAGGGATGTTTGCTACTTACGAAAGAGCTTCAGGTCAAGCCATCAACTATGAGAAGTCTACAATTTTCTTTAGtgcaaacacaaacaaagaacTGAGAAAGGATATATGTGCTGAGATGGGATATATGAAGGAGGCTATAAGTGATAAATACTTGGGATTACCTATGCTGATAAGTAGATCAAAGCAACAAGTTTTTGGATATATCAAGCATAAGGTGCAAGAAAAGCTACAAGGATGGAAAAGAAATCTGTTAAGTCATGCAGGAAAGGAGGTTCTGATCAAGTCGGTGGCCATGGCACTTCCCACCTATACCATGTCATGCTTCAAGCTTCCAAAAGTGCTGTGTAAGGATATAA ACTTGCTTGTGAGCAAGGTCATGAAGGCAAAGTATCTAGCACAACCACAGAACTGGGATAGAGACACCCCTAGAGCAGCTTCTTGGACATGGAAAAGCATCTTTGGAACAAGGCTTTTG GGAAGGATTAAAACACAAAGAGATCCAAACTGCACATTAGAGAAAGTAGAGGAACTGATAGCAGATGGAGAGTGGAATCAGGAAGTGCTGAATCGTTGGTTTATAGCAGAGGATGTCCAAAGGATCAAGGCTATTCCACTTAGTATAACAGGCTGCCAGGATAGATTGTATTGGCGATACACTAAATCAGGTGTATTTACAGTAAAATCTGCCTATGATGCGGCAATGGAAACAAGACAGTATCAACACATGAAAAGGCTGAGGAGAGATAGTGGAAGTATGAGCTATGATCAACAGAACTCAAGAATCTGGAAAAGTGTGTGGACACTAAAGCTGAAACACAAACTGAAGCACTTCATATGGAGGTGCCTACATCACAGTCTGCCAGTGAATGAACAAATACAGAAGAGAACTGGTAAAGGAAGTCCAATGTGTCGCAGCTGTGGGGAAGAGGTGGAAACACTAGAACACATGTTCTTTTGTGACATTGCGGAAACCACATGGAAACTAGCACCTCTGCAGTGGGATGGATTGAGGGAGATGCgaggaaattttgtcaaatggtGGGAAGGGATGTTAGGAgcaaaaaaaagagaacaagGACAAGAACACATAGCATTAACTGTAAATATTCTTTGGCAAATATGGAAGGCAAGAAACAGGAAAGCCTTTGAGGAAAAAGAAGCAGACCCAAGGAAAGCAGTGCAGAAGGCTATAGTAGAATGTGATGAATATATAGAGGCCCAAAAAGATATAGCTGGAGAGTTCATTCAACAAATAACAAACTCTTGCAAAGCAGAGAAATGGAGACCACCACCAAATAACTCCATAAGGATAAATTCTGATGCTGCATTCTCACAGAACATGGAAAGAACAGGAATAGGAGTTGTGGCCAGAAACGCGAGAGGAGAGCTACTGAAGGCATGGGCAAGATTTGAACTCAAGAATAGCGAGCCACAAGTGAAGGAAGCTACAGCAATCAGGATGGGAATGCAAATGGCCTGGGAGGCAAACTGGAAGACAGCAGAATTCCAATCGGACTGTAAAGAGGTGGTGGACATGATCAACAAGGAAGAAAAGCAGCAATCCAGGGTAGCTATCATCCTTGAGGACATTGCAAATATAAGGTGTTTGTTTGAACAATGTACTTTCTCTTTTGTTCATAGAACGGGGAACGTTTGTGCACATAGCTTAGTAAAGTTTGCAATTAAGCTAACAAAACCTGTTGAATGGAAAGTGTGTTTTCCCATGTGGCTCTATGAGAGAGCACAAAATGAATACAAAGGAAGTAACTCTGATGTATctaactcttgtagtatcaagttatga